The genome window AATATCAAGAGCATCAATATATAGATGGTTGAATAGAAAAGATTTAAGACCAACAGTGGTCAAAACTCGTCAAAGAAAATTAGATAAATCAGCACTATATGAAGATGTAGTGAAAAATCCAGATGATAAATTAATAGATAGAGCGAAAAAATTTGGAGTAACAATGTCAGCAATATCTCATGCATTCAAAAAAATGAACATAACAAGAAAAAAAACAGTTACGTTATAGAGAAAGAAATAGAAAACAAAGAATAGAATACTTACAAAAATTAAGAGAATTAGTCAAAAAATACGGAAGTAAGAGTATGGTATTTATTGATGAGTAAGGATTTGAGGAAATAAGTACTTGCATTTATGGGTGGTCAAAAAAAGGAAAAAAAATTTATGATGAGAAACAAGGAAAACGAGGAAAAAGAGAAAATTTAGTAGCAGGAAGAAGAAAGAAAGAAAAAGATTTTATTGCTCCAATGATCTTTACAGGAAGTTTAAATGCAGAAAGTGTTGAATCATGGCTAAAAATGTATTTATTACCATCACTAAAACAATTTTCAATACTAATAATGGATAATGCACCAATCCACCGAAAAAATATGATAAAAGAATTAGTAGAAGAAGCAGGTCATCTAGTAATGTTTTTACCAACTTATTCACCAGATTTAAATGATATTGAACACGATTTTAGTGCTTTAAAAAGAGCAAAAATGTATAGCGATAGTACTAGCTAAATGTCTCAGTCTTATTTTGATTGACTATAAATCTATTGTTATGGCTCACTAAATAAGAAAAAAAAGACTGTATATCATCTAAATCAATGTTATTTAATTTAATTTCTGGTTGATTTTTTAAATATTCCCTAATAACTTCTATTATTTTATAATTATTCACCATTATTAATTTTCTAAGTATTGATTATTTATTGGAAACACTAACTCTAATAATACAATTAAAAAAGGTGGGCAATGCCCACCCTACAGTTAATTAATGATAATCAAAAATTTACTCAATACCTTCGATGCGATCTTCCGCTTCTTGGTAAAGTTGTTGTAACTTCTCAATATTCTCATCAGAAGTTTCCCAATAACCACGGCCGTTAACTTCCAATAAAGTGCTAACCATACGACGGAAAGAATTGGGGTTCAAATCCATCAACCGTTTACACATCTCCTCATCTTGGATAAAGGTAGTGTTAGTGTCCTCATATACCCAGTTGTCCACAGCGTCGGCGGTGGCACTCCAACCCATGGTATTTACAAGGCGTTTGGATAATTCCCTTACCCCTTCATAACCGTGGGATAACATACCTTCATACCATTTGGGGTTTAATAATTTGGTACGGGCATCTAGGCGCACAGTTTCCGAGAGGGTACGCACTTGAGCGTTAGCGGTGGTGGTGTCTGCGATGTATGCAGAGGGTTTTTTACCATCATCGCGCAAGGATGCTACTACCTTGGTAGGATCAGAGTCGAAGTAGTGGGATACATCGGTTAAGCTAATCTCGGAGGAGTCTAAGTTTTGGAAGGTGGCATCAGCAGTTTTCAAGGATTTCTCAAAAATGTCTCTGCCTTCATCCATTACCCCCGGATTGTCGGAGTTGAAAGCGAAGGATTTACGGTTTAAGTACATATCCCGCAATTCTTGCTCTTCTTCCCAGCTACTATTTTCTACGGCTAAGTTAACGTTGGAAGAATAGGAACCAGAGGCGTTAGAGAATACACGGGTTGCCGCCTGACGGAGGTTGATACCCATTTCTTCTGCTTGATCTAAGGCGTGTTTGCGCACAAAGTTCATCTCGATGGGTTCATCGGCTTCCGCTGCTTTTTTCACCGCTTGATCTAATAAGTTCATTTGGTTTATGAATAGATCACGGAATACCCCAGAACAGTTTACCACTACGTCAATGCGGGGTCTGCCTAATTCTTCTAGGGGAATTAATTCGAGTTTGTTAACCCTTCCCAAAGCATCAGGTACAGGTTTTACCCCAATCATCCACATGATTTGAGCGAGGGATTCACCGTAGGTTTTGATGTTGTCGGTTCCCCATAATACACAGGCGATGGTTTCGGGATATTTACCACCGTTGTCGATCTTTTGACGCTCTAGGAGTCTGTCCACCACGATTTTAGCTGATTGTACGGCGGCTAGGGTGGGGATTTTTTGAGGGTCTAGGGCGTGAATGTTTTTCCCTGTGGGTAATACATTGGGATTACGGATGGGATCTCCCCCAGGGCCGGGTAGTACATATTCCCCCTCAAGGGCTTTGAGTAAACCGCCTAATTCGTTATCGGCACAAACTTGCTCAAGGCAAAATTCGAGGAATTCAAATAGGGGTTTGATGGCTTTTTCATCCACGTTGGTATAACCAAATTCATGGAGTTTGGCAACCCAAGGTTCTTTTTTACCCATGTTGAAGAAGTTTAACTTGGAAACAAGGGAGACTCTTCCTTCGGCGTTAATTTGTTCTTCTACTAAGGCTCTGACGGCGGCTCTGGTGGCTTCGGTGATGTGTTGTAATAGTTCTACATCGGCGAGTACCCCTCTATCGGCGTTACGATAAATTTCTTCCATATTACGCCCGATACTTCTGGCGATGATGGTGGGTAAGCTCCAGATTCCGTCGTCTTCACGATCTAAGCTACCAATGTTGACTAAAGTTGCGATCGCCTCTTCAGCGGTAGGAGGTTTACCGATGACGTGTAACCCACAGGGTAAAAGACGAGATTCGATTTCCATCAACTTACGATATACCGCCCCAACGATAGTATCCCTTTGCTCTTCGGTGAGGGTGCTAGAGTCAAATAATTGAGGCTCTTGCCCTTCGGGGGTAGCAATTTCAGGAATATCTTTATCAAGGTTACAGATACGGGCTTGATCAACGATGGTATTAACGATTTGCACCGCACGACCACCTTCTTTTAACCCTTGGTAAGAACCGATTAACTCACTCAATTCTTCCAAACCTTTGTAGAGTCCAGCATTTTCAGCGGGGGGGGTAAGGTAAGAAATGGTATTGGCATAACTACGACGTTTGGCGATGGTTGCCTCACTGGGGTTGTTGGCAGCGTAGTAATAGATGTTAGGAATATTACCGATGAGACTATCGGGGTAACAATCTCCAGACATCCCCATCTGTTTACCAGGCATAAATTCGAGGGAGCCATGGGTTCCGAAATGGAGTACCGCATCCACGCCCCAAACTTTTTCAAGGTAGGTGTAGTAAGCGGCAAAACCATGATGAGGGGAAGCCGAGCGAGAAAATAACAATCTCATGGGATCTCCTTCATAACCGAAGGTAGGTTGTACCCCAATAAAGACGTTACCGAAGTGTTTACCGTAAATTAAGAGGTTTTGACCGTCACTGTTAAGATGTCCAGGTGGTGGTCCCCAGTTTTCTTCTAGTTTTTGGGAGTAAGGGGTTAAACGCTCATATTCTTCCACACTCATGCGGTAAGCCACGTTTAACTCAGGGCTAGAGTATTGTGCCTGAGCGTCATGGATGACCATTTCCATTAGTTCTTTGGGGGTTTCGGGTACGTCTTGGATGTCGTAGCCGTTGTGTTGCATTCCCTTCAAGACTTCATGGATAGAGCCGAATACGTCTAAATAAGCCGCTGTACCGACGTTTCCTTTATCGGGGGGGAAACTGAAGACGGTAATGGCAAGTTTTTTCTCTAATTTGGGTTTTTTGCGTAGGTTTGTCCATTTTAAAGCCCTGGAGGCGATCGCCTCTACCCTATCTTGTAAAGTAATAGAGCGTCCAGTATTACCATCTCTACCAGAGAGAATAATAGGCTCAATAGCACCGTCTAACTCAGGAATAGCAATTTGCAACGCTACTTGGATAGGGTGTAAACCAAGATCACTTTCTTCCCATTCTTCCGTGGTTTGGAATACCAAAGGTAAAGCCACCATGTAGGGACGATTGAGACGCTTGAGCGAATCTACCGCCTTGGGATGATCCTGTCTAGCAGGGCCACCCACGAGGGCAAAACCAGTCAAAGAAACCACCGCATCTACAATGGGTAAAGGCTCCACCCCTTGTACAGGCTTATCCCAGAAATACTCATTTACAGGCTTAGAAAAATCCAAACCACCCGCAAATACAGGAATTACCCTTGCACCACGATATTCAAACTCCTGTAACATCGCCACATAGTGGGCATCGTCTCCAGTTACTAAGTGAGTCCGTTGTAATACTAACCCAACGGTAGGAGCAAGAGGATCTTTTAAATCATCACTAATATCATCACGGCTGTTATACCAGTTGAGATACCCTTTGATGTCCTCAAACATAGTGGGGGCAAGGGGATGCCATATACCCATATCAGGATAAACGATAGGCTCAGCATACTTAGCGTTACGGTTAAGTAGAGATTTTTCCCCAGTGAAGACATATTTGTCAGCCAACATCAAGAAGAAGTTTTCGAGGTTGTCAGCAGAACCACCCAACCAATACTGGAAACTTAACATAAAGTTACGAGCATCTTGAGCTTTTTCCACAGGTAAATATTTCAATACCGTGGGAAGGGTGCGTAAAAGTTTGAGCATAGCATCTTCAAAACCAGCCCCCGACTTTTGCTTACGCTTCTTCATAAAGTCGCCGATGACGCTCTTACTTTGTCCGAGTTGTGCCATGCTGAAGCTACCCATTTTGTTGAGGCGCATTACTTCGGGCATGGAGGGGAAGACTACTGCCGCATCTAGGGTGTCACGGTGGGGAGTCACAGCTTCCACCACTTTTTGAGCCAATTCTTCGATGAAAATTAAAGATGCAATGAAAATATTTGCTTCTGAGACATCTTTTTTGAACTCTTCATAGTTTTCAGGGCTTCTCAATTCTTCGATGAGATAACCGCTAATTTCAATGGCGAGATTGGGGTTATGGGCGTTAATCGATTTGATGGCCGCAGAAATAGAACTTTGATACTGAGGTTCTAAAACAACATAAACCACCTTCATTAAAGCACGATCTCCTAGGTTTTCTGGTGCTATGTGTCTGATGGCGGATTTTACGTTTGTAAACATTAATGTTTTTTCTCCTATTTAGGTGAATTTAAACGGGATATGTTAAGAATTATTACAGAGCTTAATATACGCTCTTTATTGTTTGTACCACGAAAATAAGCTCTTTTACCTATATTTTTGGGAATCTTTACGGTAATCCGTAGTATTTTGTTACAAATTGTTACAAGTATGCGGTTTTTGAGAATGAAAATTAAGAAATCAAGGGAAAACCATGGTTTTTCCATAAAAATCAAGTTGTGAAGCAAGGATAATATTCTCGGTTTTTCGCCTTCCCTAGACCATTTTTTCGGTAACGTCTAATTGATGAGGTGATTCTGGGCAGAAGGCTAAAATATGGTACAGTCAATACAAATTTAAGAAAACGTTTTTATATTAATTTGCCTTTTTTGTTTATTAATGATTTAAATCATTGTCATGGAATTAGGTAATTTTTGATTGAGCTAAAGTTGCAGATAAGAAAAATTCAAGGTGATGACAGAATTTCTGGTTAGATATGTATGGTTAGTACCTTTTTATAGTTTACTTGGGGCATTATTTACCCTTCCTTGGGCTTTAGGGTTTGTGCGTCGTACAGGGCCACGGCCGGCGGCTTATATAAATATTTTGATGACTTTACTATCATTTATTCATGGTAGTGTGGCTTTTAGTTATGTTTTGAACCATGATTCTTTTAATTTAAATTTTCCCTGGTTTACCATCGCTGATTTAGATTTATCTTTTGCGGTGGAAGTCTCTCAGATTAGCATGACGGCCCTAAGTTTGGTTACATTAATCAGCTTATTGGCACAGGTATTTGCGATCGGTTATATGGAGAAAGATTGGTCTTTGGCTAGATTTTTCGGTATCATGAGTTTCTTTGAGGCAGCTATCGGCGGTATAGCCCTAAGTGATTCTTTACTCCTCAGCTATGGCTTATTAGAACTATTAACCCTTTCTACCTATTTATTAGTGGGTTTTTGGTATGCTCAACCCCTCGTCGTTACAGCGGCCAGAGATGCTTTTCTTACTAAAAGAGTGGGAGATATTATTCTTTTAATGGGCTTAGTGGCTCTTTCTAGCTATGGGGCAGGGTTGACTTTTTCTGAGTTAACCACTTGGGCGGCTGATCATCCTCTATCTGATTTTACCGCCGCTTTGTTGGGTTTATCCCTTATTGCTGGGCCTACTGGTAAGTGCGCTCAATTTCCCCTTAACCTATGGTTAGATGAAGGAATGGAAGGGCCTAGCCCTGCTAGTATTCTGCGAAATTCCGTGGTAGTTTCGGCGGGGGCTTATGTATTGATTAAATTAGAGCCTGTATTTACTCTCTCTCCTGTATCGGCGGATGCTTTAATTATTATTGGTGCTATTACTGCCATTGGTGGTTCATTAATTGCCTTGGCACAGGTCGATTTAAAGCGAACTTTATCCCATTCTACCAGTGCCTATTTAGGTTTAGCATTTATTGCAGTGGGTTTGGGTCATGTAGATATTGCTTTTCTGATTGTCTTAACCCATGGCATTGCCAAGGCTTTATTGTTCATGAGTGCGGCTTCGGTGATTCTTACTACCACAGCTCAAAATATTACCGAGTTGGGGGGATTATGGTCAAAAATGCCCGCAACAACGATCGCCTTTATGACTGGTAGTGCAGGAATTGTGGGCTTATTACCCCTAGGAATGTTTTTCACCCTTTCTCGTTGGTTTGACGGCAAATTAGATGTCCCTTGGTGGTTATTGGGGATTTTGTTAACGGTAAATCTAATTAATGCCCTTAACTTCACCCGTGTATTTCGTCTTGTTTTCCTAGGACAAACCCAACCGAAAACAAAAAGAGCGCCAGAGGTTATTTGGTCCATGGCTTTACCCATGGTGACATTAACAATTTTCACCTTACTAAGCCCTTTAATTCCTATTAAATACTCTCTATGGTTAAGCCCCATATCACCCCTAACTAATAATAATAGTCAGATATTGACTTTTGCCGTACCCGCATTAATTATTTCTGGGGCGGTGGGAGTCATTGTTGGTTTTACTTTACCACTACATCGATTATGGGATCGTCCTTTAAACAAGTTTGTCCGTTTTACCCAAGATTTACTGGCCTACGACTTCTATTTAGACAAAATTTATCAATATACCGTGGTGGCTTTTGTCACTGCCTTATCTCGTCTAACGACATGGTTTGATCGTTATGTGGTTGATGGGGCGGTAAACTTGGTGAGTTTATTCGCTATTTTTAGCGGTAACGCATTAAAGTACAACACTTCTGGACAATCTCAGTTTTATGTCCTTACCATCTTAGTGGGGGTAAGTCTTTTGATGTGGTCAATTGTGAGTGGTCAATGGGGTAATATTCTTAGTTATTGGAATTTTTAGTTGGTGAGCAATGCCCACCGTACTTGTTGATCTGGCGTTGGTTTTGGGCAAGGGGCTTAAGCTCCTTGTAAGAAAAAATTTATGATTATTTACTTTTAAAAAAATGCTGAGTTTGTTAATTTGGATTTCAGTATTAGGGGGCTTAGTGGTGGGCTTTTTACCCAAAAATAAAAACCCTAATATCTATCGTAATATCGCTTTAGTGTTTGCGATAATTACCCTTGTGGTTAATTTATATATTGCTTTTAATTTTAGAACTGATACTTTCAGTTTACAGTTTACAGAGCATTATCAGTGGTTGGATTGGCTAGGACTTAGCTATGATTTAGGTTTAGATGGTCTATCTTTTCCTCTTATTTGTCTGAATAGTTTTTTAACTTTAACAGCAATTTATATCACTCCCAAAGATTTACCACGTCCTAGACTTTATTATTCTTTAGTTTTATTGCTTAGTGCTGGGGTAATGGGTGCATTTCTCGCACAAAATTTACTACTATTCTTCCTTTTCTATGAGGTGGAAGTAGCTCCTCTGTATTTCTTAATTGCCATTTGGGGAGGACAAAGAAAGGGTTATGCGGCAATGAAGTTTTTACTTTACACCGTATTGTCTGGATTTTTAGTGTTAGTTTCTTTCCTTGGTTTAGTGTGGTTGAGTGGAGAATCAACTTTTGCTTTTGAGCCTTTAAAATCTCATTCTATTCCCGTGGCTAGTCAGGTATTACTTTTAATTCCTTTGTTGATTGGTTTATTTATCAAAATTCCTATTTTCCCTTTCCATACTTGGTTGCCCGATGCCCACGTGGAAGCTAGTACACCCGTATCAGTGTTGTTGGCAGGGGTATTGTTGAAGTTAGGAACATATGGTTTACTCAGGTTTGGGGTTGGTTTATTTCGTGATGGTTGGTTGGTATTAGCTCCCTATCTAGCCTTTTTGGCGGCCATTAGCGCCCTTTATGGGGCATCCTGTGCGATCGCCCAGAAGGACATGAAAAAGGTGGTTGCTTATTCATCTATCGCCCATATGGCATATATTTTACTGGGGGCGGCTGCCACTACCCGCCTAAGTTTGGAGGCTTGTATTTTACAGATGGTAAGCCATGGTTTAATTTCCGCCATGTTATTTATCTTGGTGGGTATTGTGTACAAAAAAACGGGTAGCCGTGATGTAAACTACCTCAGTGGTTTGTTAAATCCTGAAAGGGGATTGCCTGTAACGGGTAGTTTGATGATTTTGGCGGTGATGGCTAGTTCCGGAATTCCAGGAATGATTGGTTTTATCGCTGAATTTTTAGTATTTCGGGGTAGTTTTCCCATTTTTCCCATACCGACTCTATTATGTTTAGTGGGAACGGGTTTAACGGCTGTTTACTTCCTATTAATGGTTAATCGAGTCTTTTTTGGTCGTTTAACTGTTGAGTTGGCTAGTTTGCCTCGAGTAATGTGGTCTGAGCGAATACCTGCGATCGCCCTTGCCATACTTATCATCATCTTTGGCTTACAACCAGATTGGATGCTGAGATGGTGTAAAACCGAAGCCTCGGTGATTCTTTACGGTAATCAAATTGTTGTTGAGCAACAAATCAATAGTTAAAACCATTGATAATTAAGAATGGATAATTGAGAATGGATAATTGAAGTACCCCAATTCCTCATCAACAACATTAACAAAAACCCAAAATATGACGACTACAACCCACTGGACAAAAAAACATATTATTTCCCTAGAAGACTTTAGCAAAGAAGAGTACGACACCGTCTTAACCACCGCTGCTAGTTTTCGGGATGTCTTGAAAAGTAGAACTAAAAAAGTTCCAGCCTTGCAAGGGCAAGTGGTAGCGAATATGTTTTTTGAGCCTTCCACCCGTACCCGTAGCAGTTTTGAGTTGGCAGCCAAGAGGCTATCGGCGGATATTCTTAACTTCGCCCCTAGCTCATCATCCCTCACCAAAGGGGAAACCATCCTTGATACTGCCAAAACCTATTTGGCCATGGGAGCGAATATCATGGTAATTCGTCACAGTCAATCGGGAGTACCTTTAAACATTGCCCAAGAGATGGATCGACTAAAAACGGGGGTAAGTATTTTTAATGCGGGGGATGGCTTACACCAACATCCCTCCCAAGGGTTATTAGACTTATTTACTATCTCTAATTTATTAGATCCCAAAAATCCTCGCACCGCCCTGTTAGAAGGAAAAAAAATTGCCATTGTGGGGGATATAATCCATTCTCGTGTAGCTCGTTCCAATATTAACAGTCTGTTGGCTTCTGGGGTGCATTTGCATCTTTGCGCTCCTCCTACCCTTTTACCCCATCTATTTGCTCACACGGTTAAACCTGAATATAGGGACCGTTTATTTATCCATTGGCACATTAAACCAGCCCTTGAAAATGCTGATTTTGTGATGACTTTAAGGCTACAAAAAGAGCGTATGGCAGATTATTTATTACCTAGTTTAAGGGAATATCATCAATTATTTGGGATTACGCGCGATCGCCTCTTATGGTGCAATCCAGAAGTTAAAGTATTACACCCAGGCCCTGTAAACCGAGGGGTAGAAATAAGTTCAGACTTAATGGACGATGAAAGACTCAGTTTGATTTCTGACCAAGTTACTAGCGGAGTAGCCGTGAGAATGGCTTTACTATATCTCATTGGTAACTTAAAACAAGAAATTAGCCCCCAAATATTATCTACCAATTAAAGTTATCGAGAAAGTTCCTCGACAATTTTATCGCCACGTCGATTATTATATTTGCTATTATCCAAAACATCGGATTTTTCTTCGATAGATAAGGCGCTGGTGATAGATGTACGGAGATGATAACTTGTCTTACTCAACGGCTCAGGTAAAAATTGATCTCCAAAAGCGATAAAAACGATCAATAATAAAGGGCTAGTTCTGAGCAAAAAAAGCATATTTTGAAAACAAAAACTGGTTATATTACTAATAAATTTTTTCATTGCTTTTACTACGATGGGAACATTATAAAAAACTCTCTAACTATTATGATGCCCAAAACAACGCCTTAAGTTATCGGGTAGTGTCAATTACAAATTTCCCTCCATTAACCATTCGGGCGAATAGTGAGAAAAATGTTAAGATATTGTTACAATGACTAACAACCCCAGATACTAAATAATATAGTACGGATCTCATGACTCAAACTACTTCCCCCCAACCATTATCTAATCAAGAAGAAAAGATAATTGATGTCCCGTCAGAAATTGTTGCCACTCCTAAGACACATCAGGAAAATTTAGGCCCAATTCCAGACATCTCCCCCGAAGATTGGGAATATAATCCGGATACTATTATCAAGTATTATCGGGGCAAACCTTTACAAGTATTAGGTCGATTAATCAATATTTCTTTTCCCTTTGCATCATTCATGCTCACTAACTGGTGGCATTCCCTTTTAGGTACATCGAAAAAAAACCAGAAAAAACAGGCAGAAAAACTAAGAAAAATCTTAACCAGACTAGGCCCTGCTTATATCAAAATTGGTCAAGCCCTCTCCACTCGTCCTGATTTAGTTTCCCCTGCTTACTTAGAAGAATTAACCAGTTTACAAGATCAACTTCCCCCTTTTCCTAATGAAATCGCTTATCAATTTATAGAAGAAGAATTAGGCTCTAAACCAGAAGAAGTATATCAAGAAATAACTCCAAATCCCATTGCGGCAGCTTCCTTGGGGCAGGTATATCGTGGCAGATTGAAAACAGGGGAAGAAGTTGCCATAAAGGTACAGCGTCCTGATTTGGTTAGAAGAATTACCCTTGATATATACATCATGCGTAGCATTGCTACATGGGTAAAAGAAAATGTGAAGCGCATTCGCTCGGATTTAGTCGCTATTACTGACGAACTGGCGGCAAGAATTTTTGAAGAAATGAATTATATGAAGGAGGGGGAAAACGCCTCTAAATTTAAAGATTTATATGGTCATTTAGAGGAGATTTATGTGCCAAAAATCTATTGGGAATATACTGGCAGAAGGGTATTGACCATGGAATGGATTGAGGGTACTAAGTTAACGGATATTGAGAAAATCCAAGCTCAAGGTATTGATGCTACCCATTTGGTAGAGGTGGGAGTGCAATGCTCTTTGAGACAATTACTAGAACATGGGTTCTTCCATGCAGATCCTCACCCTGGTAACCTTTTGGCCATGGGGGATGGTAGATTGGCATATCTAGATTTTGGGATGATGAGTAATATTAAGCCTTACCAAAGATATGGGTTAATTGAAGCGGTGGTTCACCTTGTCAATCGTGATTTTGATGGGTTAGCCCAAGATTATGTTAATTTAGACTTTTTGACCCCAGAAACGGACTTAACGCCAATTATACCTGCCTTAGCGGAAGTTTTTAATAATGCTTTGGGGGCTAGTGTAGCGGAGTTGAATTTCAAAAAGATTACCGATGAAATGTCGGCGATGATGTATGAGTTTCCTTTTCGTGTTCCTGCCTATTATGCTTTGATTATTCGTTCTATGGTGACATTGGAAGGGATTGCTATTAATATTGACCCTGAGTTTAAGGTATTGAGTAAGGCTTATCCCTATGTGGCCAAAAGGTTGTTAACGGATCAATCTGAGCAATTACAGGCTAGTTTAAGGGATTTACTATTTAAAGATGGTAATTTCCGTTGGAATCGTTTAGAAAATTTGTTGCGTAATGCCAAAGATTCTCCTGATTATGACTTTGATAGGGTGATGAATCAGGGCATGGAATATTTACTTTCTGAAAGGGGTAAGTTTATCAGAGAAAGATTAGCCACTGAAATTGTTAATTATCTGGATAAGATGGGGCAAAAAACATGGTTTAATATTTCTAGCTCTGTGAGTCGGGTTGTGGGTTGGGATTCTCCTCAACGTCCTGCGGTAATGAATAATGGTTCGGTGGAGAGTCAATCTATGGAACATTTACAGAATATTATCGAAATTTTACAGGAAACCGATGGTTATGATCCTATGAAATTGGTACCGATTATCACGAAGATTTTACAGAATTCTGAGACTCAAAAGTTGGGTCAACAAATTGCTGGGGGTTTGGCTCAAAAGGCTACGGCAAGGTTGATTCGTAATTTATTATTAGATAATAATTCTAATAATAATGGTAATGGTAAAAGTCCTAGTAAAAAAGATCAGTTGTCTTTACCTGTGGCGGCGATGAGATAGTTGTTCGTTGCACTAATTTATATGATTATATGTGTTGGGGTGAGGAGGAATAGGGTATGGTTTTTATGATTGTAAATTAAGAATCTAAATGTTGTTTACTCTTTCTCTAACTAGAATTTAATGAAACGCTATATTCTTTATTGGACAAAGGTTATGGCGTTTTCATCTTTTTAGATTAAATACACCCTAGTTCATAAAGGGGAACTATTTTTTTATTTATACAAAATATTATTTTATGGCAATTTTACCTTCAAAGTTAATTTTAGAACCTTTGTTACGGGGTTGGTTATTAGAGGATATTGGTAGGGGCGATCGCACTACAAACGCAATTTTTACCGAGGAAAATAAATACCAAAAAGCCCATTGGCTATTGAAAGAAAATGGAGTAATTGCAGGTTTACCCATAGCCAAACAAGTATTTCAACTATTAGATGAAAAGGTTATTTTTTCCGAAAAAGTGAGGGAAGGGGAATATTATTCTTCTGGTACTATTTTGGTAGAAATGGAAGGAGAAATGGATGGTTTATTGACGGGAGAAAGGGTAGCATTAAATTTGGTAATGCACCTTAGCGGTGTTGCGACGATGACAAGGAAATATGTGGAGGCTATTGCCGATTTTCCTACTCAGTTGGTGGATACCCGTAAAACTACTCCGGGCTTAAGAATTTTGGAAAAATATGCCACTCAAGTGGGAGGGGCTTTAAATCATCGTATGGGTTTGGATGATGCGGTGATGATCAAAGATAATCACATTGAAGCGGCGGGGAGTATTGCTAAGGCGATCGCCCTTATTCGTGGTAATATACCTTATCCTCTGACCATTGAAGTGGAAACCAATACCCTAGAGCAAGTCCAAGAGGCGATCGATCATCAAGCAGATATTATCATGTTAGATAATATGGCTATTCCTGAAATGATAGAAGCAGTAAAAATTATCAGACAGGCTAATGAGAGAATAAAAATAGAAGCATCGGGTAACATTACCCTCGATACCATTGCCCAAGTGGCTCAGACAGGAATTGATTTTATCTCCACCAGTGCCACTATTACCAAAGCACCATGGCTAGATTTAAGCATGAAATTCTAAACATTCAATAAATATTTAAAATATTGTTATCACTCCTCACCCAAACTAAAAAACAGATCTAAACTTAACAATGCCCCTAGTAAAGATTTAGACCTTGTCACTATTTATTTTAATTCCCATGTTAAAATATCTTCATAAAAGTATTTTTTATATCAATTGAATTTTAAGGACG of Cyanobacterium sp. HL-69 contains these proteins:
- the chlH gene encoding magnesium chelatase subunit ChlH; this encodes MFTNVKSAIRHIAPENLGDRALMKVVYVVLEPQYQSSISAAIKSINAHNPNLAIEISGYLIEELRSPENYEEFKKDVSEANIFIASLIFIEELAQKVVEAVTPHRDTLDAAVVFPSMPEVMRLNKMGSFSMAQLGQSKSVIGDFMKKRKQKSGAGFEDAMLKLLRTLPTVLKYLPVEKAQDARNFMLSFQYWLGGSADNLENFFLMLADKYVFTGEKSLLNRNAKYAEPIVYPDMGIWHPLAPTMFEDIKGYLNWYNSRDDISDDLKDPLAPTVGLVLQRTHLVTGDDAHYVAMLQEFEYRGARVIPVFAGGLDFSKPVNEYFWDKPVQGVEPLPIVDAVVSLTGFALVGGPARQDHPKAVDSLKRLNRPYMVALPLVFQTTEEWEESDLGLHPIQVALQIAIPELDGAIEPIILSGRDGNTGRSITLQDRVEAIASRALKWTNLRKKPKLEKKLAITVFSFPPDKGNVGTAAYLDVFGSIHEVLKGMQHNGYDIQDVPETPKELMEMVIHDAQAQYSSPELNVAYRMSVEEYERLTPYSQKLEENWGPPPGHLNSDGQNLLIYGKHFGNVFIGVQPTFGYEGDPMRLLFSRSASPHHGFAAYYTYLEKVWGVDAVLHFGTHGSLEFMPGKQMGMSGDCYPDSLIGNIPNIYYYAANNPSEATIAKRRSYANTISYLTPPAENAGLYKGLEELSELIGSYQGLKEGGRAVQIVNTIVDQARICNLDKDIPEIATPEGQEPQLFDSSTLTEEQRDTIVGAVYRKLMEIESRLLPCGLHVIGKPPTAEEAIATLVNIGSLDREDDGIWSLPTIIARSIGRNMEEIYRNADRGVLADVELLQHITEATRAAVRALVEEQINAEGRVSLVSKLNFFNMGKKEPWVAKLHEFGYTNVDEKAIKPLFEFLEFCLEQVCADNELGGLLKALEGEYVLPGPGGDPIRNPNVLPTGKNIHALDPQKIPTLAAVQSAKIVVDRLLERQKIDNGGKYPETIACVLWGTDNIKTYGESLAQIMWMIGVKPVPDALGRVNKLELIPLEELGRPRIDVVVNCSGVFRDLFINQMNLLDQAVKKAAEADEPIEMNFVRKHALDQAEEMGINLRQAATRVFSNASGSYSSNVNLAVENSSWEEEQELRDMYLNRKSFAFNSDNPGVMDEGRDIFEKSLKTADATFQNLDSSEISLTDVSHYFDSDPTKVVASLRDDGKKPSAYIADTTTANAQVRTLSETVRLDARTKLLNPKWYEGMLSHGYEGVRELSKRLVNTMGWSATADAVDNWVYEDTNTTFIQDEEMCKRLMDLNPNSFRRMVSTLLEVNGRGYWETSDENIEKLQQLYQEAEDRIEGIE
- the ndhF4 gene encoding NAD(P)H-quinone oxidoreductase subunit NdhF4, translating into MTEFLVRYVWLVPFYSLLGALFTLPWALGFVRRTGPRPAAYINILMTLLSFIHGSVAFSYVLNHDSFNLNFPWFTIADLDLSFAVEVSQISMTALSLVTLISLLAQVFAIGYMEKDWSLARFFGIMSFFEAAIGGIALSDSLLLSYGLLELLTLSTYLLVGFWYAQPLVVTAARDAFLTKRVGDIILLMGLVALSSYGAGLTFSELTTWAADHPLSDFTAALLGLSLIAGPTGKCAQFPLNLWLDEGMEGPSPASILRNSVVVSAGAYVLIKLEPVFTLSPVSADALIIIGAITAIGGSLIALAQVDLKRTLSHSTSAYLGLAFIAVGLGHVDIAFLIVLTHGIAKALLFMSAASVILTTTAQNITELGGLWSKMPATTIAFMTGSAGIVGLLPLGMFFTLSRWFDGKLDVPWWLLGILLTVNLINALNFTRVFRLVFLGQTQPKTKRAPEVIWSMALPMVTLTIFTLLSPLIPIKYSLWLSPISPLTNNNSQILTFAVPALIISGAVGVIVGFTLPLHRLWDRPLNKFVRFTQDLLAYDFYLDKIYQYTVVAFVTALSRLTTWFDRYVVDGAVNLVSLFAIFSGNALKYNTSGQSQFYVLTILVGVSLLMWSIVSGQWGNILSYWNF